TATTGTAACAGGATCACGTGGTCTTtagtgtatttaaattatgtagaaTAATTTCGCAATAGTATCTAGGCTGATAGAGCAAAAAGAAAAGCTTTCAATACagttcattttcaaataagCTTGCTAAAAGAAGACAGCTCGAGACAAAAGTCTGATTAAAGCTCTATAGTCATTTAATTTGGTTCTGTTGAGAAGACATTATATTAAGGACTTCGCTTCACGCAAATACCGCTTGctacgaaaaaaaagaaaatagataaaaaatcacaaaaaaattcaaaagagataaaaaatacaaaaaaagaaataaaaaaccaaaaccCAAAAAAATCTAGTTGTAAGTTGTAGTTTTCATTCTTGTAATTGTTAAGTGTAGATGTTGTTAATGTTAGGAATTTGTCGCATAATGGTGGTCTGGTCTTCGCGAGAGCATTTCTCGTAGAAATAACGTTACATATTACAATACGAGGTAAATCGTTCGCCACACGCTTTATGCAATGGTAGAAGGCTGTTGCGCCGTCGGCAAAACGGAAGCTCAAACAACTACGGGCTTTAGATACAAGTATTTTAAAGGCAattacaatatttcagtataaacgttttaaaattacaaaacacagCGCATGGTTTATAAAACTAAGGAAAAAGtttaaaccaatttaaaatcaGGATTAGAGGCAAAAATACGCGAGCAGCCGAAAGGCAGCAATCAACCTAGGAAACTACTTTTCCAATAAATTTAAAGACGCTGTTATTTGatcgaaacatattttttccaaaagGAATATTagtcaaatgttataaaaacttttatcaatttaaagtCAGAATAAcacgagaaaaaaataattttggcaGCTTTTTTGGTACTTTGTAGATGCGATACAAAGGCGACCACTGTGCGATGAATTTTAGATAATTTCTAATCTGCTTATGACGTAGTAGGATTTATGTAGAGCGGTTTttctcaatttatattattagtattacttAGTATTATAGTAGATTTTAGAGGACTACGATGTTGATGAGGATATGAAtagagttataaaaaaaaagcgtACCGTCTTATGAAAGTAGAGTAGACAGATGAAGCTGGAAGCGGCGTCCTCCTTATCTCgataactttaaaaagtttttaagcacAGATTAACTATGATTTTTCTCAAtattattgtctttttttcCGTTTTTTGACGCACGGTcggggtatttttttttttttttttaacaaatcacttttaatttacGTAAATGCATTGCAGTAAGCACTGCATAAACGGCAGCACGACGAAGCTCCAAGCCGACCGGGCTGAAACTAAAACTACGTCAGAAGTGGTGGGGCGTAAGTTCAATGACCTAAGTAAGAGCGCTGACAGCGCAAAAAATTAAAGTTCAGTTTATTTATccctttaaacaaaacaatattaatattaaaattaaagttattagaTAAGTAGAGGACAAGcttgtttagaaaaaaaaatataaaaaaaaaaccaaaaaaaatatttttttcgtaattttaattCTACGTATCactatatattaataaatgttaggaataatttattggtgtttaatatatgtatattaatattaattaggaaCTGTCTTCTCACAGGCCGACTAGTGCTGTCTTTGTTTTTCGCAAATAAATCGCTTTGCGCCAGGCTTTTTGCAGTaggtatatataataaataaaatatatattatatcaaatttatatatttattataactaatataTATAACTCAGAAaatgagtataaattttatgtattttataagtaaatttactaatatattatttttataaaatatttatttatatatattatataacattttattatacttatattataatatatagtagaaaattttattaaatcaatgtaCTCTTTAGaacttaagaaataaatgttgtgGTAATTTAAGGCTTTTAGACATTAATATTATGGACAATCGTCCCTTTGTAGTTCTAAAAGATTGTGATGACAGGAATTGTATGCAGGGGAAACAACTAGCAAGTCTGAAAGTATAGATgtctatttaataattaaaaatcactgGCTGTACAACACCGATCCcaggcaatttaaaaaaaacactcctctaaaagaaaaaaaaacctttattgttTTGCcagcaaaataaattcatttattcaaaattcaaagatggaaaatataatgaaaggtattttataattcaatttaatgaatagaaattatataatatttataattagataTTTGATACGAATATTTACGAGGGTGATCTCATCATGCGAActtaaaaactactaaacataAATGTACGATGAATCCATGAAATAAcatatttgattcatttttcTGGTGATAAAAGATAACtaacgcaaaaaaaatatttttcttgtgatGGGATCTCGCccagaaaatgtatttatatcattaaaatatggtGCGAAACGCTTTGTGattatatatgaaaaaaaaaacagctattgTGTGCTCAAAATTCAATAGGAGCTATACGTTTATCtaataaacaaagcaaaaattaacttaaaaaggAAAGTATGACGTAAATAGTAGCTATGTtgaaacaacatattttttattacagtaaccaaaaatataatatttattgaaagctggcgtgacaataaataaaaaaaaataccttattcGGCATAATTGTCGATCCAATATGCAAAAGTTCGTCTTATTGACAAGACTCTACTTTTTAAAACCGCTTTAGAAGATTCAATTTGCTGAAAAACCAcgtcatattaattaaaatttcattattgtCGCTGTGGAAATGAGACGCGGCTTCATTTCGTGTAGTACGCTGTCTTACTTCGACAACGGCAATAGTGTTGTTTTATGCCTTTATGCGGTGGTTGTAGGCAATTTGTAGTCATATTTtgacaacggtttactcatgcgtactTATTGTTATTACCCGACTAGTGatggacccaatcggagtcctgaACTGAGACCGTAAGCTGTCACGACAGCAAAGCCGCGAGTCGAACTACTGATATAAAATACGCGAGCAAACCATTATCAAGAATTAAGACTGTTTGATATCAAAGCCCACCTATTGTAgggaaatttatttgtaattgttactttgcatttaaaatagttatagAAACAGTACGGAATGCGATGCGACACACCTTTTCTTGCATCAAGCAagattaaattgaaaaagttgtATCCCAAGATAGAAACAGAATGGTTTATGTCTCCAGACCAGTGCCTACTTGTCTGGCGAGGAAGTATTTTGTGAAAGCGGCCAacgtttttataaatagatacagACACACTTACACGATCATTTTCTAACGTGTTTTTCTCGTGAGAGAGACAGATTGCAAGTAACTCGACCACTGGCCATTTTGAAGTAAGACGACTTGtagtctatttataaaaatgttaaatgatcGTTCCAATATAAATAACTGTCGTAGTTGtttcaatcaaatattatgtAGACAAAAGTAGGTTTAATGTGCTGCATcgctttttattataatttatattatcattgattttgtaaatatttaagtttaatccTATCCTATTTAACCATAATtgtgttcatttttttattctggtaACAAGTTGTTAATTGTATCAATCTAGAAAAGGTTTCACTAACttccattaattttataaatctgtAACTTCAACGTATTTTTCGTGATTTAatgttaaagataattttaggattaatttgtataatttactttataattaatttcttacagttttttatgaattattgtatttatacttaaatgtttagattaagtttttcatattaaatttgcTGCTAAaaccatgttttatttattgacccTATATgtgagactagctgttgcccgcgacttcgtccccgtgggcagaagatataagttatacctgccctgtttttttcacatgttccattgtatctttgctcctattagtcgcagcgtgatggtttatagcctgtagccttcctcgataaatggtcaaaacacaaaaagaatttttcaattcggaccagtagttcctaagattatcgcgttcaaacaaacaaacaaactcttcagctttatatattagtatagatatagattaataattataagctTCAATCTACAAGTACAATATCCGAGGGGTTTATTTAATGGGACCTGATTTTAACGAAACTCACTGAAAATGAAtgctgaataaaataatataaaatgcattGTCATCATTATTATCCGATTAAAGATTTGCCGCAATTACcgttaattaattcaaatttaattaattcatgaTTGTAAAATCCGGTAccatttttgaattaattaaacaaccTTTTATAGGGATtatggtaaaaaatataactttctcTAATTTAACTACAGCCTCTGGGTTGCCCGAGGTGGACAGGTCTGGAACCGTTCATTGCTGCCTTTGTCAACCTTCTTTACTTGAATTATTGACATTAAGTGGCTTTTTACGGATGTGAAATCATTAATTCACTCcggagtgtcagactcttactgattaaAGTTTCTTTGTCCTTCGTGTACCGGAACCACAGACAATCCAAGCTCTACGGAGTGGCGACGAAGTGGTTGCCAGTCTTATTGCCACCGCTCTTCCGGTCCCTTTCAACTTAATCTTTACACGATGCAGTTAAAATATGATTAAGTACGTGTACGAATTTATTTGCACCGTTGCCctgcaatattttttctgtcttACATGTACAAGCTTGTAGGACATGTCGTCAATTTTCCAGTTACACTTTCTATTTTATCATGAGCTCATGGAatcaagttaattaaataaaacaaattaaatattttgttacatttatagacgttttattatataaatctgATAATGTGTCGTGAATTAAAtctcataacaaaaataaaaaaaagtgaggtgtgtttaaaaatcttaacattttGTATCATTATATCGCTTGGTgtgcgcggggggcgcggcgggtGGGGTGTGTGGCGAGGAGGGGGGGCGCACGGCGCGGTCCAGCGCGCGGTTCAGGCGCTCGATGTGTCGCAGCTGGCGCAGCACGAGCCGCACGTGCGAGTCGCGCAGTGCGCGTACGCCGCCGAGCCACTCGTCAGTGCTCTCTGGCCTCTCTGTTTCATAAAAGTTTATTCAGTAACCAAAACACTGGAAGTACATTTaccagaaatattttttttaacaaattttcagTCAGCTGCCAAAATCATGCAAGGTTATTTCCATCCTTGTAAGGCTATGATAGGAAATTATTAGAGTGTTAGGAccattatcaatataaaataataaacataaaaaaggacGATCTTACCCTGCGTATCGTTGACACATCGAGAGTTCCTGCAACAGAAATAGCGTAAATGACAATATTGGCTGCGACTAGCTACCAAGTTTTGGGCTAAGCTGCGATTGTAACGTCTACGTAGCCGGTATCACACGTACTACAGATAATGATTGCAAATAGGGTGCCTAAGCTTAATTgcttctaatataatttaatgatcGCCCGAGGTATGTGGATTTTGTGTGGTTGCAGTTGTGGTATAGTActgagtttgttttgacatttcttcttagggtagtcagctaggaaatgtcggctccatcgttctcaaaaaagacatgtaaaagtgacaaaatatcctatttgcagaataaataatttcatttcatttcatgtgTAAGCTTAAGGTTCAAAGGTGCAATAAAAGTACAAGTTGTTGTTAATTTAACAATGTGATAAGTTGTCGTACAACACATATAATTGACAAAATTCTGACCTGCTTTATTTTAACCTACGCAGAACTGCTATGTTCTACGAGCCAGGAGAACACATGAAGTCATATGCTACGGGCTACGGATAATGGCTTGTGCTACGCTCTAAAGGATACAGGTATTGCTACGGACTACGCTCAAAGGCACGCATTATAGGCTGAAATGTGCTAAAGGCTATCGCTAACGGTGTGTATCATACGTACGAACGAATTAATGGCTACGAATATTGCATGTAGCATCTGCTACGCTGTTCTACGTAACCATCTATTTCACACATGTTTGATTGGCAGAGCTCATTATACTATTATACGTGAAAGTTGGTTACGGCATATAACTTAGACTTGAAACGAAAGGACTTATAGTACTTGCGCACTCTGTAGgtaaaaatctatactaatatataaagctgaagagtttgttcgtttgtttgaacacgctaatctcgggaattactggtccaaattgaaaaattatttttgtgttgaatagaccattcattgaggaaggctttaggcgataaaccatcacgctgcgactaataggagcaaagatacaatggaaaatgtgaaaaaaaacagggcaggtataaatcgtaacttatatcttctacccacggggacgaagtcacgggcaacaccTAGTAATGTTATAAAGTTGGTACATACACGGTGGCGTGCGCTTGAGTGGCAGCGTCGCGTAGCACATCGCGGCGGGTACCGTCCAGCCACACCAGCGGGAAGGTGTCGTTGGTCTCATGGCCGTCACATTCCAACGGTGGTCGTCTGCTGATACGGTGCAACACACAATTAACTTTGTTTTGAACTATGACTCTCTTGTTTTGACACGGAATTTCTTGTTGCTACTTTTATAATGAAATCTATGATATTACACTGGGTTCTTATTCTAAACCTTAACCTATTTTAAACAGTTCCTAAATAATCGACATATTCATAAAATAGGGAATAGgatttatttgttacatttacCATTCTTACATAAGTATCTGAAGTTTTGTCCGTTTTCGCATACATCTATTTTGTCAATATAGCCGAAAAGTCTGCGCTGAAAGAGCAAGTCAGTAGTAATTCAACTTTGGAAGAATAAACATTATTGACCTGTTATCAACATGATTTAACGAAGCTAAATCAGGTGAAACGGAGCGAGTGGAATATCCAGCATAGACTTGGTCAGGTGTCGGAGGAGTAGCCGGGAGAGGGGTGAGAGtgggcggcgggggcgcggggcgcacCGGCAGCGgctggcgcgcgcgccgcaccgGCGAGCCGCAGCTGCTCGGCGTTAGCGGGAGCGTCGCCATCAGTTCGCACAACATGCTCCGCACTGCATTTTGACACTTCTCCTAAACAGAACATCCCCGAAGGTGAACAAAAGACGACGAAAGATgacaaaagtatttttgggGTACTATATTCTCTTTCTAGGacacaaaataaagttttgttacatttataaatacgtCGTAATGAAAGGAAACGAATGGGACACAAATGGTTTCAGTTACATTGTCAGAGAGTGTGGAGTCCCCGACGGGGGCGATTTGAGCGATTGGTGCAGTGAGCGCGAGCGAGTCCGGAGCGGGCAGGGCAGGCGTAGACGGGCGCGCAGGCAGAGCGGGCGGTGTCACCGGCACCAGCTGCATCGGCACCGCCGGCGGCTGCATCGAGAAGTACGCGGACACCCTTCCAAATTCCGAGACGCTGCAGCCACTGCCTCTGTCGTATGTATACAACGAGCTATGTTTAGATCATGTGACTACTGTgactaaaatatttagtaagCTTTTATAACTAGTAGTAAAAGTGAGAGCCGGGCTTGCACACCGAAATCTGTAAAATATGGACACGGATCAGTAGGtttgagtatttaatataaatgattCGCACCTTCATGCATTTCTCAGAAAAGGTCAGGTcaaaagacagacagacggacggaaGCACGGAAGGTCGGTAGAGTAAGGGTTCCGTTTTCTCCCTACCAATTACGAAACCTTAAAGACACAAATCAAAATCTTCAACCTTAACTTACCGATTCAATATCCCGTACTGCATTTGGCTCGGATGGTAATGGGCAGGCGGCGGAGAGTGCATACGGCACGGAGACAGCTGCCCAATCGAGGCAGGTGTGGCCGTCGACGCCAACGGACTTCGTACGCCCTCAGACATAATCCGTTCCGCTTCTAAAGCCAACCTGCTGATATCATGGTATTTCTCCTAAATAAGTACATATCGGCAAATAAATTTACTTGAAAGCAATAGAACAATATACGCAATATCATGACTCACCGAACGGGTGAGGAAAGGGAGCGCTGGTACCGTTCTGGGCTGACCGATCCTGCGGATGAGCGGCTCGTCAATATCTGCTGTCTccatttttttcaaaagaagaaatacaaaAGTACTCTAAACAAAAGCGCTTGTCCAGGCTAGGTAATTAGTAACTATAAATACGTAATAATCTACACACAAACTCTCTTACACAAATGCTAAGTTTTGTTAAGGAAACCTTTTGACACCATACAGTTGCCGTTATACATACAGCTATTAGAAGGCCCTAAATTGATATAGTTGCTCCTGATCatttattatagtaatatttGAGTTACAGTGGTGGACAAGCAATCTAACCGGGAGTGGCACGCGGTGACAGACGGTCAGGAGAGGCGCGCGGCGACAGGCTCTGGGGCCAAGCGCTGCGAGTAGGCTCCGGGTTCATCTCGTGCTCGGGCTCGCATCTGAGGCAGGTAGCGGCGCGGTTACTATCCATATTTAAAGGCGCGGCATTGTCTTGGTTTCAAACTCGACTAAGTCGCCGcgaatgttttatttagaatatcTTACAGGATATCGGCGAACTTCATACTGGCCCAACTATCATTGGTGTTTGATTTTTTCACGAAGAATTTTGTACAAAACTCATGTACACACAACCGTACACAATAAACACAAAGTTTGCTTAAATATTAAAGCACTGGTAAAACGTCACACAGAAATGTTTTTGGGAAGAATGTGAATAGCATAGAGTCTGTCACTTGTTTTCAAAGTTCACGACGTAGTATTGTTGTTATAGGTTTGTCACTAGTAATGTTGCCATGTTCatctttgtataaaaacttcGCTTACGTACTTAGTCAAAATCTTTACAGTTACGATTTTTCCTGTAAAGTTGAGCTGTATAGGCCTATACGTGAGACACATGGCCAAATACTAATTGGATGCCCCACGGCATTTGGTTGCTTGCGTAGAGTTGATTGATTGTGAAGCGTCACGTAAATTAACTATTCTCTAGATagagcaatttaatccttgcttCGCGAGGATACCACTAACATTCAAGTGTAATGCACAAAGACGCCCTGATTCAAGTATTCATTCGCTTGTTTGCCACGGCGATCGATCCCTTTAAAATTCAGTCTCTATAAAACCGCCACTGCTGcgtattctatttatttaattcactcACAAAATCAGACATGCTTGAAGCCCGGACTAGAATCCAAAGGAACAATTATTGGTCGAGTTGAAACGTTTGTTCGGATATGGTTATCATTTTCACCAAGGCGTCAAACCtgagaattattttaaaagaagtgGAATTCTTCCTCAATAATGAGTAATACGAGGCTGCTGGTAGATGTCCGAGCCAGGGAGGGAGAACTAATACTAAGTGggaaacaataattttcttttttttatcatttaattgtgACTATACAGCTTGTTTTCAGAGTTTTATCAGGTGCCTGACGTGACTTCACATTTCCTTGAAAAACTTTCAGGTGGACTAGATTCCTTGAAATGCGCATTGCCCCATtgtccttatttttttataacagcaTCAGAAATACATCTTCTGTGGAAATTTCATCTATCTAGCATTCACGAGATACAAACTACTAACGGACAGATAGGTTGACAGAAAGTGGAGCGTCAGTAAAGGGTTTCCGATTTTACATTTTGGATCCGAACTCTAAAAAAGACACCCTTACGTTATTAGTTCTTACCTTACAGGATTCTTTGTAGTGCTACTTACAAGCAGCTTGCcacctgcagtgggaaagtatcATTTGAATTTGACTCTTAGATGCGAACCGGAACCGTCGGGAGCCGAAATATCATCAGGCTTGCTGCTTCTTAACGATTCCGAGTAGCCCACATTTCGAGCATGAGGGCCGTATGTTTATTGAGCGCCGATCAGGGGCCAGCAAGCAAACTTTCGATTTTAACGGCAGCCAAAGACCAGGATAAGTGCATACTATAACTGTGAcatgactttaaaaataaacagtgttgTTACTGGTGAGTACAGATTTATTTTCGATTACTTGTTtggttacattttaatttacaaatcaCGAAAATTATTGCCAAGCCTCAGCCATCTCGGCTAAGCTGTTTGCAACGCCAGCGCACAAACtaaatataccaaaaattatgatCAAAATATCACGCGTCAATCTGTAGTAACAGAATCCAAAGTCACCCGGGTAAAAGAGACACGCGTCCATGATGGCGGGAAATACTACGGCAGCCATCGACAGGCACAGAGCACCAATCAGACCCATGAATGGGCCAAGCATAGGAGCCGCCACAGCCATCGAGActgcaacaaaaacaaacaagttggACCGAGGCACTAAAGAACAACGGAACTGGGTTGATCATTTTGCACTTACATGGTATTACGACGAGGAAGACCCTGAGTAAGTAGTCCCATAGTCTTTCTGCTTTGGGCTTATATTTCTTCAAAATCTTCTGCCAAACGATTTGGTAAGCCACAAAATTTTGCAGTGGAAAGGATAGAAACAGGGATATAGCAAAAGCAAGTCTTGCGGCTTGAGCCTTTCTGTAATCATGTtggttgttttattaataaataacagtaaGTAGTAGAAACGGAAAATGGTCAGCTAACCAGACGATGGTATAACAGACCAATTTATTATAAGGTTTAACTTTTTTCGTTACTTTAAATTAGTGATAGTCAGTAATACCTAAAAGTAACACTTAAATCTAAAGTAAAAATAGGTTTATCACCTATTCTTATGAATAAGTAGTAAAAAATGCGAACGGGTTACCCTAACCTCTCATGATCCTGCCGAATTGACAGAGAAAACGGGGAAACAGTGTCTGAGGTTGACATTATCATGCGCATACCTTGATTTCGTTGACTTTCcgaaattttcattatttctaaCCCGTACAGCCGTGGTTTATCCAACATAATAAATGGAGTCATATGCTTCAAAATGACTTCAGCAATAGCTACATTTCACTTACTTGTCCTCTAATGGTAAATTGAGGGTTATAGATGCTTTGACCTCGTCAC
This genomic window from Trichoplusia ni isolate ovarian cell line Hi5 chromosome 21, tn1, whole genome shotgun sequence contains:
- the LOC113504158 gene encoding histone acetyltransferase p300-like isoform X3 — translated: MDSNRAATCLRCEPEHEMNPEPTRSAWPQSLSPRASPDRLSPRATPGSVSPERYQRSLSSPVRLALEAERIMSEGVRSPLASTATPASIGQLSPCRMHSPPPAHYHPSQMQYGILNRGSGCSVSEFGRVSAYFSMQPPAVPMQLVPVTPPALPARPSTPALPAPDSLALTAPIAQIAPVGDSTLSDNEKCQNAVRSMLCELMATLPLTPSSCGSPVRRARQPLPVRPAPPPPTLTPLPATPPTPDQVYAGYSTRSVSPDLASLNHVDNSRRPPLECDGHETNDTFPLVWLDGTRRDVLRDAATQAHATVNSRCVNDTQERPESTDEWLGGVRALRDSHVRLVLRQLRHIERLNRALDRAVRPPSSPHTPPAAPPAHTKRYNDTKC
- the LOC113504158 gene encoding histone acetyltransferase p300-like isoform X2 — translated: MDSNRAATCLRCEPEHEMNPEPTRSAWPQSLSPRASPDRLSPRATPGSVSPERYQRSLSSPVRRLALEAERIMSEGVRSPLASTATPASIGQLSPCRMHSPPPAHYHPSQMQYGILNRGSGCSVSEFGRVSAYFSMQPPAVPMQLVPVTPPALPARPSTPALPAPDSLALTAPIAQIAPVGDSTLSDNEKCQNAVRSMLCELMATLPLTPSSCGSPVRRARQPLPVRPAPPPPTLTPLPATPPTPDQVYAGYSTRSVSPDLASLNHVDNRRPPLECDGHETNDTFPLVWLDGTRRDVLRDAATQAHATVNSRCVNDTQERPESTDEWLGGVRALRDSHVRLVLRQLRHIERLNRALDRAVRPPSSPHTPPAAPPAHTKRYNDTKC
- the LOC113504158 gene encoding histone acetyltransferase p300-like isoform X1 codes for the protein MDSNRAATCLRCEPEHEMNPEPTRSAWPQSLSPRASPDRLSPRATPGSVSPERYQRSLSSPVRRLALEAERIMSEGVRSPLASTATPASIGQLSPCRMHSPPPAHYHPSQMQYGILNRGSGCSVSEFGRVSAYFSMQPPAVPMQLVPVTPPALPARPSTPALPAPDSLALTAPIAQIAPVGDSTLSDNEKCQNAVRSMLCELMATLPLTPSSCGSPVRRARQPLPVRPAPPPPTLTPLPATPPTPDQVYAGYSTRSVSPDLASLNHVDNSRRPPLECDGHETNDTFPLVWLDGTRRDVLRDAATQAHATVNSRCVNDTQERPESTDEWLGGVRALRDSHVRLVLRQLRHIERLNRALDRAVRPPSSPHTPPAAPPAHTKRYNDTKC
- the LOC113504158 gene encoding proline-rich protein 36-like isoform X4, with amino-acid sequence MKFADILCEPEHEMNPEPTRSAWPQSLSPRASPDRLSPRATPGSVSPERYQRSLSSPVRRLALEAERIMSEGVRSPLASTATPASIGQLSPCRMHSPPPAHYHPSQMQYGILNRGSGCSVSEFGRVSAYFSMQPPAVPMQLVPVTPPALPARPSTPALPAPDSLALTAPIAQIAPVGDSTLSDNEKCQNAVRSMLCELMATLPLTPSSCGSPVRRARQPLPVRPAPPPPTLTPLPATPPTPDQVYAGYSTRSVSPDLASLNHVDNSRRPPLECDGHETNDTFPLVWLDGTRRDVLRDAATQAHATVNSRCVNDTQERPESTDEWLGGVRALRDSHVRLVLRQLRHIERLNRALDRAVRPPSSPHTPPAAPPAHTKRYNDTKC